From the genome of Myxocyprinus asiaticus isolate MX2 ecotype Aquarium Trade chromosome 39, UBuf_Myxa_2, whole genome shotgun sequence:
CTTCTGCTGCTAATGGTAGTTTTTAACACCCCAGAGTCACTCCCTGCCGCATGCACACTTAATCATGAGGTTCAACTCTGGTGTGATGTCATAATCGAGGGAATATTTTGTTCAAACGTCTGTTGGCTGTTTCTACAGCCTCGAGTCCTATATTCTCTGTATTGTGATGCTCACATCTTGTTGGAATTACTATATTTACAAGATGACAGCTTGGTCCTTGCTATTCAATATGCCCCTTTATTTATAAAGTTAAAATGGATAATATATTATTaacaagttaaataaaaaaatggcatgtaccctttaagtatttttaaaataagtaaacatTGCCTCAAGGTTTAGACCATTTGGACCAAGACGGAGAAGTCAGAGCTTACATAAAATTCAACTCGTAATTGGGTTTTTCTTCAACTTGAGTGTCCCAgcagttgatttttattaaaacaaacagatttcatctTTTTATTATATGAAGTTCCCATTAAACTGATTTGAAAACGTTTTACCGTGCCTTCATTAtttacttttcaaatgctttttatgtGTAGATTTGACTCTTTTAGCCTTCAGACCCTgactttcaatatttttttttctccctaatttggaatgcccaattcccaatgtgctctaagtcctcgtggtggtgtagtgactcgcctcaatccggatggtggaggacaaatctcagttgcctccgcgtctgagactgtcaatccggaCATCTTATCatgaggcatccacgcacaactcaccatgcgccctgctgagaatgagaaccacattatagcgaccacgaggaggttaccccatgtgactctaccctccctagcaactgggccagtttggttgcttaggagacctggctggagtcactcagcacgccctggattcgaactcgtgactccaggtgttgtAGTCCGCGTCAATActcgcagagctacccaggccccctgactttcaatattaaactatgaaaatccattataaaaatataaattattaaagggatagttcacccataattgaaaattctctcattatttactcaccctcatgatatcccagatgtgtaagactttcttcaccagaacacatttgaagaaaaacagaaaaatatctccacttagtaggtccttaatatacaagtgaatggagatttctcttttgaaactccaaaaatcacagacagtcatcataaacgtcatccatacaacaccagctgtCAAATTAATCTaaagtcttctaaagtgacatgattgcttttggtgcgaaaaagataaatattgataaaataataatgagagaattttcatttttgggttaactatttctttaaatgtttaaaactatgagcatctaaacaaagagtgaaataaacataaaccatttcggaggcctgggtagctcagcgggtattgacgttgactatcacccctggagtcacgagttcgaatccaaggcgtgctgagtgactccagccaggtctcttttgcaaccaaaattggctcggttgctagggagggcagagtcacatggggtaacctcctcgtggtcacgattagtggttctcgctctcaatggggcgtgtggtgagttgtgcgtggatcgtggagagtagcatgagcctccacatgctgtgagtctccggtgtcatgcacaacgagtcacatgataagatgcgcagattgacggtgtaaaagtgtaaaagtattatttaattgtgttttaattatttaatttccagcacagaattctatttacCCAGTTTGTTTTTGTCCTGCACTGATGATGGTATTTCTTGTTTTCAGGTATGGTGCAAAAGCTGGACCAGAAACTTCCGGTTGCCAACGAGTACTTGCTCTTGTCGGGCGGGGTTAGAGAAGGCGTGGTCGACATGGACCTGGACGAGTTGACGGTTTACGCACGGGGGGCGGATTACGACATGGACTTTACTCTACTGGTTCCTGCGCTCAAACTTCATGACCGAAACCAGCCCGTCACACTGGACATGCGCCATTCCGCGCTATGCCATTCCTGGCTTAGCTTGCGTTTGTTTGACGAGGGAACCATCAACAAGTGGAAGGACTGTTGCACCGTAGTCGATCACATTAACAGCGCTACCAACTACTTCTTCTCCCCCATGCTAGTGGCGGACTGGTTCTACGAATCCATCAGCGTGGTTCTCACGGAGATTCAGAAGAAACCGCAGCGGGGAGTTCCGCGCGTCGAGAAAGTTGAGCGAAATGGAACGGTCATCTCCATCATCTTGGCCGTCGGTGGCAGCCGAATGTTGTACGACGTAGTTCCGGTGGTTTCCTTCAAAGGTTGGCCCGCAGTGGCCCAGAGTTGGTTGATGGAGAACCATTTTTGGGATGGTAAGATCACAGAAGAGGAAGTGATTAGTGGGTTTTATTTGCTTCCTGCCTGCTCTTCCACAGGCCAGAAGGAAAACGAGTGGCGCCTGTCATTTGCACGTAGTGAGGTGCAACTAAAGAAATGCATCTCCGCAAGTCTGATGCAGGCGTACCAGGCATGCAAAGCTCTCATTATCAAGCTTCTATCTCGACCCAAAGCTATCAGCCCGTACCACCTGCGCTCGCTAATGCTCTGGGCCTGCGACCGCCTTCCGCATGCGTACTTGGCACAGGAAGACTACGCCGCTCACTTCCTGGTGGGTTTGATTGACGACTTGCAACACTGCTTGGTGAATAAGACCTGCCCCAATTACTTTATCCCACAATTCAACATGCTAGAGCACCTGAGCGACGATACGGCTATGTTGCATGCGCGTAAGTTGTCGTCCGTGCGTTCCGACCCTGCGGAACACTTGCGGAGCACCATTGAGCACGCTAAAGCTGCGTCTCGCCTCACTCTCGAGCTTCAATGGCGCGGTGGAAGTTCAAACCTGCCGTCGCCGCTGTCGGACCCCGGTAATGACCAGCAACCGGACGACCGGCTCGCCAAGAAACTCCAGCAGCTGGTCACCGAGAATCCGGGGAAATCCATCTCCGTTTTCATCAACCCAGACGACGTCACGCGACCTCACTTTCGCATCGATGACAAATTCTTCTAATGCCCCCATGATTTCTTGATGGGATAGTTTGATTTTCTGGCTTGTCCCAGAACAAAGAAGCCACAACCACATTGATGCTACTGTATGCCAGTGATTCGAACATTTCGGGGATATCGAACGTTTCTGGCT
Proteins encoded in this window:
- the LOC127429931 gene encoding nucleotidyltransferase MB21D2-like, which codes for MAAPALSSRTGSAGSSPTATPNSTKPVPHCPELDFRSGSRIEELNRLIAEFSKHDQREYDDQRALEIHTAKDFIFSMLGMVQKLDQKLPVANEYLLLSGGVREGVVDMDLDELTVYARGADYDMDFTLLVPALKLHDRNQPVTLDMRHSALCHSWLSLRLFDEGTINKWKDCCTVVDHINSATNYFFSPMLVADWFYESISVVLTEIQKKPQRGVPRVEKVERNGTVISIILAVGGSRMLYDVVPVVSFKGWPAVAQSWLMENHFWDGKITEEEVISGFYLLPACSSTGQKENEWRLSFARSEVQLKKCISASLMQAYQACKALIIKLLSRPKAISPYHLRSLMLWACDRLPHAYLAQEDYAAHFLVGLIDDLQHCLVNKTCPNYFIPQFNMLEHLSDDTAMLHARKLSSVRSDPAEHLRSTIEHAKAASRLTLELQWRGGSSNLPSPLSDPGNDQQPDDRLAKKLQQLVTENPGKSISVFINPDDVTRPHFRIDDKFF